ATGGGGGGCTTGGCAGTGACGAGCATGACGGACCCGGATCGGATCTGGACGGAGGCGGCAGGCCGTCTGCGCGCGGAAATCGGCGAAGGCCCCTTCAGCTCCTATATCGCGCCCTCGGCCGTGCGTGCGGACGGCGCCGGCCAGCTGATCCTCGTCACCCCCACCGCCTATGCCCGCGACTGGGTGCGCAAGAACGCCCTGCGTCGCATGAACGAGCTGTGGCTGGGCCTGGACGGCCTGTCGCGCCGTCTGGAAGTCCGTTGCCGGGCCGAGGTCGGCTCGCCGGCCCCGGCGACCGCCGTGGTTCAGGGCGTCGTTGACACCGTTGTCGCCGCTGCGGCTATTCCGGCCGCCACCGTGGCCCCCGTCGCCGACGGCGCCCGCGCCGTGCGCGCCGCAGGCCTGCAGGAACGCCTGACCTTCGACAGCTTCGTGGAAGGGCAGGGCAACGCCTTCGCCCTGGCCATCGCCAAACAGGTGGCCAGCTGGGCCGACGGTCACTTCAACCCGGTTTTCTTCTGCGGCCCCTATGGCTACGGCAAGACCCACCTGCTGAACGCCATCGCCTGGGAGGCCCAGCGCCTCAAGCCCGAGGCCAAGGTGGTCTATCTGACCGCCGAACGCTTCCTGTCGACCTTCGTGCGCGCCATGCAGGACCGGTCGACGGCGGCCTTCAAGGAAAGCCTGCGCTCGGCCGACATGCTGCTGCTGGACGACGTCCAGTTCGTCGGCGGCAAGGCCTCGACCCAGGAAGAACTGCTCTCGACCCTCACCGCCCTGATCGAGGACGGCAAGCGGATCGTGCTGTCGGCGGACCGCCCGCCCACCGCCCTGTCGGAAGTCGAGCCGCGCCTGCGCAGCCACCTGTCCGCCGGCCTGACCTGCCCGGTCGAGCCCGCTGACCGCGCCCTCAAGATCGCCGTCGCCCAGAACCGTCTGGCCGCCTTCGCCAGGATGGGCGTGGTCCAGGGCGAGGCGCCCCGCGAGGTGCTGGAGCAGCTGGTCGACCGCACCCCGGGTTCGGTCCGCGAGCTGGAAGGCGCCGTCAACACCCTGGCCGCCGCCGCCGGCATGCGTCTGGCTTCGCTGGGCGTCGATGAGGCCGCCGGCCTGCTGGGCGCCGCCCTGCGCGGCGGTCCCGAGCGCCGCATCACCGTCGATGAGATCCAGAAGACCGTCGCCGAGCACTTTAATATGAAGCAGGCCGATCTGCTGTCAGAGCGCCGGACCCGCGCCATCGCCCGCCCGCGCCAGATCGCCATGTATCTGTGCAAGCAGCACACGACCCGGTCCTATCCGGACATCGGCCGTCGCTTCGGCGGGCGCGACCACACCACCGTCCTGCACGGTGTCCGCAAGATCGAGGAACTGCTGCCCGCTGACGACCAGATCGCCCGCGATGTCGAGGCCCTGACGCGGAAGCTGCGCGGCTGAAGCGAGCGGCCGGTGGGCTGTGATTGGTGGTTGGGATCAGTGATTGGCCGTACGAGACGGTCGCCACGCTGCTCTTATCCACTAACCACCGACCACTAATCACTCTCCGCACGCCGCCCCCGTTGCTCCCCGCCGCCAATCCGCTAGTGTCAGGGGCCAATCTGTAAGGCGACGCTGCGATTCCGCGTCGCGACCGGGCGATAAGACGACATGCAGCTGACCATCGAACGATCCGCGCTCCTGAAGGCCCTCGGGCATGTGCAGAGCGTGGTCGAGCGCCGCAACACCATTCCGATCCTGTCCAACGTCCTGCTGAGCGCCGGGCGCGACAGCCTGTCGTTCGCCGCGACCGATCTGGACATGGAGATGATCGACCGCGCCGACGCCGTGGTCCAGGTCGAGGGCCAGATCACCGCCCCGGCCCACACCCTGTTCGAAATCGTGCGCAAGCTGCCGGACGGCGCCGAGGTCTCCCTGACCTACAACGGCGACGATCCCCGTCTGACGGTCTCGGCCGGCCGTTCGCGCTTCAACCTGCCGGTCCTGCCGGCGGGCGACTTCCCCGTCATGTCGACAGACGCCTCGGGCGCGCGGTTCAGCCTGATGAAGGAAGATCTGGCCCGTCTGATCGACAAGACCCGGTTCGCGGTCTCGACCGAAGAGACGCGCTACTATCTGAACGGCCTGTACCTGCACACGGTCGCCGACAACGGCATCCCGCTGCTGCGCGCCGTGGCCACCGACGGTCACCGTCTGGCGCTCGCCGAGACCCCTGCTCCCGAGGGCGCCGCGGGCGGTCCGGGCGTGATCGTGCCGCGCAAGACCGTCGATCAGGTCCGCCGCCTGCTGGACGACGGCACAGGGCCCGTCGAG
The genomic region above belongs to Brevundimonas goettingensis and contains:
- the dnaN gene encoding DNA polymerase III subunit beta, which encodes MQLTIERSALLKALGHVQSVVERRNTIPILSNVLLSAGRDSLSFAATDLDMEMIDRADAVVQVEGQITAPAHTLFEIVRKLPDGAEVSLTYNGDDPRLTVSAGRSRFNLPVLPAGDFPVMSTDASGARFSLMKEDLARLIDKTRFAVSTEETRYYLNGLYLHTVADNGIPLLRAVATDGHRLALAETPAPEGAAGGPGVIVPRKTVDQVRRLLDDGTGPVEVQVSPQKIRFEFGQASLTSKVIDGAFPDYMRVIPKGNDKQADIDNAMFSKAVDRVATISAEKSRSVKLAFELDRVTLTVRNMEAGQGVEEVEIGYSEEPFEIGFNARYLLDVAGQITGENATFMFADPASPTLVLDPGDPGVQYVLMPLRV